caagaaatatgtATAACATAGACAATACTAATAATACAGGAAACATGGGTCACTTGACAAAAGAGCAATTTACTTGACAATTCTGGAATATGGCTGGCATAACAATGTACTTGCAATTACCTTTTAACTCAAGCTCacaccttttttatttgcatgatctGTGGGAAAGTCAAACTTACATGGCTAGTTGCATGGACTGGGgctttaagggggggggggttggttTCTACACCTGgtgtcttctcttgattttctgagccagaagaaaggaaaatgaagattatCAGAATTAAAGCTGGTTTGGAAAATCTGCAGATacagtttacaggaaaaaattgtaaaatgcatgctttgatagacccttttactcccaagatctcaatagtaattctccgtactgtctgctatacaattcttgtaatgttagtttggagaatttggtcttggatcaactaataatcccctgattaacatttgtatttattctcatcacttgtctgcatgatattgtatttatattgtaaggagaagttctgtcttggtcactcatgggagttaaaaggttaaacaaaaaaatgtattttttttgttaacaaaagaaacctttttaacTGGTTAAAGGTCATCTTTCCTTCCTTGAATAGCTAAACATTACTTGGCAAGAAACCTatggtttctttgttgttgtttctttttttttactttggtgcTTATCTGTTAGGTTAAGCAATGTGGAACATCACAAATAGATGAAGACGGTCTGTTTGAGCTTGTCAGAACAAAACCAGGCAACGAGACCAGCTCTGAACCAGCAAGTGTggagaagaagacaaagaggAAGGAGAAAGCTGAACCAATGGTTCAGGGAAAAGATCAGTTTGAAGGTGATTTGTCACAACTGGGTGAAAGATCTGTGTCATCTCCAACAACACAaacaccatcatcatcacctgCACTGAAAGCTGGGTGTTTCAAACCTTTCCAACAATTAGCACAAGAGCATGACTTTactgaaaatttaattcacacttCAGCTGTATGCCTTAAATTATTTCCTCACCAGTAAGCATCCTACATGTATTGTGCGATGATTACACTTAGTGAATACAATTTCTTTTGTGTGCATCTTGGTACtgtacatgactttgtattaaaattactgataacataaaaatacatGCATATGTATGTGATATACATGTACCAGTAAAATGTCATAAGTGCCATAGGCTAGTGTGCAACTGATAACATAATTTGTGTGAATACAATTTCTTTTGTGTGCATCTA
This is a stretch of genomic DNA from Pocillopora verrucosa isolate sample1 chromosome 12, ASM3666991v2, whole genome shotgun sequence. It encodes these proteins:
- the LOC136277224 gene encoding uncharacterized protein isoform X2; amino-acid sequence: MSEMVKQCGTSQIDEDGLFELVRTKPGNETSSEPASVEKKTKRKEKAEPMVQGKDQFEGEPNLVWVDKYQPHAVKQIIGQ
- the LOC136277224 gene encoding replication factor C subunit 1-like isoform X1 translates to MSEMVKQCGTSQIDEDGLFELVRTKPGNETSSEPASVEKKTKRKEKAEPMVQGKDQFEGDLSQLGERSVSSPTTQTPSSSPALKAGCFKPFQQLAQEHDFTENLIHTSAVCLKLFPHQRTKSGMGRQISTSCSEADYWSVG